The Musa acuminata AAA Group cultivar baxijiao chromosome BXJ3-6, Cavendish_Baxijiao_AAA, whole genome shotgun sequence region CGGCGCCGGTGGCTTAGGGAGGCCGAAGTGGGTGCACCCGGGCGCGTGCACCCTCGTCTTCCCGAACTGGTCCAAGTACTTCAAGAACTCGATCACGTGCGCCCCGCTGCACCGCGCCAGGCTCAGCGGCGGCCTGTGGTTCCTCAGGTACTGAAGGAAGGTGTTCCAGTCCCGCCGCTTCTGCGACTCATATCGACTCAGTGGCTGCTGCGGCTGAGCAGGTGGCGCTGTTGGAGCCAAAGGCGGAGGTGGATCGTCGGGAGTTGACGAGGCGGAGGGACCTTCCTCTCCCGCATCACCGGCTGCGGCAGGGCTAGGATCCATGCAACTGTGCTTCCTGCAGTTGATGCCTTCGCTCTCCTTCCAATTAATTTCCTCTCCACGCCCAACTTGTTCTTTTTCCTCGATACGGGTcttcggagagagagagagagagagagagagagaggcggggaTGGAAAGATACGACCAACCGGTGTACCTCTTTCGGGGATTGCGTGGTAATTTGACCGGACGGTGCGCTTTGTCATCATGTTAGTCCTTGTAATATAGTGGTGTTCATAATGGTctctacaaatatatatatatgtatatgggaTGATCATATCAAATTTCACAATCGATATGATCATGTtttatttttagtctatcaaataaataattgatCTTTGATCGAAGAGGTCGGAGATTCCTTTCTcactattattttttttgaagACTATATTTGATCCTAAATTATTTTGCTATTAAGAATCACATTAATTGATATTTAATTaactttaataaatatatatatatatatatatatatatattagtatagTGTGATGTATCCATTGTCTCTTATTTATAAAGATGAGTAACGAAAACAAAATGCGATCCCAATGATCATACTATCGACGATGGAAATCTTTAtttttcaaaacatatattagATAATAAAATAACGATAAGTGAGCATTTTAAGATATAAGCATTCACCATTATACAAAGTTAAAATACACCTCAAAAATTGAATATGATGCTCACTCCACCCTTCATAAACATCAATCAAGATTGCATTTGTTGATTGGCAAAACAAGTTCAAACAAGCTTGCATCTTCATCATAGACTTGTTTATGTTTTGTTGCCATGATTGGTTTGGCCCTTCATAGATTCAAAGTGTGGGGTTGAGATGGGTCCATTTTGAGGACCAAAACTGTGGGATAAATGGGAGTCGTAGGAGGGCACCCTTCCCATGCTACTTAAGGAGGTCTATCAATAGACCAAGAAGAGGCTGAGGATATAGTAATGGATGATGCATGGAATGTGGAAGGTGGACATCAACAATACAAATGGaactaaaataatttaaatttgaaatgattttTGTATGTATTACTTCTTAGTATCAGTTCACTGACACAGTGGTAGTACTTTAAGCTCAAAGAGAAGGCTGGCAATCCAAAGTAACATTTCATGGTCCCTTTTATTTCACTACTTTTATTTAACTTTGTCAATAAGTTTGACTAAATCAAGTTTTTGGATCACAAATTAAATCCTTGGTAGGAAGACTGCATTTAAATCATTGCATCTTGAAATTAACAGAAATCATGCTAGTTATTATAATTATGTAATTCGATTCTTCATATCTAACTCACACATTCGACTACATATCAAAAGttaacttaaaaaataaaataataaaataatattaataataataataattgagtaATATTCGTGTCTAATTAGAACTCAATAATGATGATCAAATAAttagaaaaagatagaattcactaTGCACTTACAATTAGGAAAGATTAACTATAAAAGGTAAATACAAATATGATTATTAGAGATTGATACTTCTCTATCTATCAtgaaatctatctcagaatttaaCACAATGAAAGAATCGTTTTGAAAATCTCATTCTATTTGAATTTTTTTAGAGATTTGCGTAACCTTTGGTACCATTAAATTTCTTAGGTAAGTTTGGTCCTTTTAatgtagtttattttgaatcagatagatattattattattattattattattattattattattattatatatctttATCTATCTTAGGAGTCCTGCCGACATCATTAGATGTGTGTGTCCCCAAGGTGTTCATTATTCAAATCAAGTTGCCTAAATTATGTACTATGATATGGACTTTTCACAACAATCATTAGTGGGAAGCAAAAACTCAGCTAAAGAACAAGCCATAAAGAATAACATGCTGATCTCCTAAGCAGGAATTAATAGGacaatcaataaattatcaccaTTTGTCAACATGAAAAATATACATGTTGCTAAAAAGGACAATACCAAGCAAAAAAGAACACAACACATgaattattgagagaaaaaaaactaATTATTAACATATGTGAAATTattcaattaaaataattattcttTGAAGGAAAAGATGAAAAACTATTTGTTCTTTTGCCTATGAAATGCATCCAATATGAGATTTAATTGGGAGCACTTTTAAGGAATTAATAGCTCATCCATCCTTTGCCTTTGGCAAAGTTTCAAAATGCCTTTGAAAGAAGCCAACTTTTGCATCCGATCCTTCGATCTCAACAGCTGTGGGTGGCATTGCCACTCCCACGAAGCTTTGCCTTACATCTCTCACATCTATAATTGCTATTGTGATGACCCTACCACAAGTGATTCCTTCAATTATTTAACCTATCTTCAAGCAATCCAAAATGGAAAATGAGTAGGACATCATATGACCTTATGTTTAATATTATCAAGTTGTGTGATGACTTATGTGGCCATATTTTATACATATAGGCATAATTTTCTTGGGAAATGAGCCAAGCTTGTACCATCTATAATGATGTGCCAATAGACATATGGATGCAAGGAATATGAACATGGATCTCGATGAAAATGAATGCAAGTCAAAGAAAAGGATAACACACACAATTGTTTTATAGTTTGTGTAACATATCATTGAATTCAAAGCGAATTACATACAATATATAAttcttatatatgtatatttgtacacCTTATATATAATTATTGGCAAAAAATTATTGGGAGAAGAGCCAAACTTTTACATTGTTCTCGAAGAAGTTAAAGAAAAGGATACTAAACACATTTGTTTTCTAATTTttgttatatataatatatattaattgcAAGGCAAATAGAAATAGAGAAGGACATATATTTAATTTAAGTTGTATAGCAAATCATAAAACGAAAACTCTAAGTTGTTAGGAAAAGATGACAACAAAAATCATACATTAGATATGATGGTGTTTTAAGACACTTTTTATAATGCaatgtaaaaaagaaaatattggcTTAATTGAGTTAATTTTGATTACTAAAACATTCAAAAATGTGTTATTATTAAAGCGAAACATAACACAAATGTAACCTCTCAATAAAAATAACTAATGATCACCTTTGAGCTATCTATCTCATTAAGCACACATGTATCTTCACTATATAATTTCATATAAAACTAAATGAATTTCAACCTTTAATTAGAGCTCGATCATTTTTCctactatataaaaaaaataagaaaatagatAATGTCTCATTTAATAATTTTGGCTTTTggataaacaaaaaaaagattaaaaaaatatatatttttttgagggGTGACAATAAGTCATGACTCGGATTTCACTTTCCTTGTTGTCGTGAAAGTGATGTTAGCCTTCTTTAAAGGTCGAGATTGCACATCACTTGGTGGGAGAATCATTTGAAGTGACAATTATCTTAAGATGCCAAGGCTTTAGACAAGCATTCAATGCTACAACATCTCATCATCATTCTCATTCTCTTTCTTTTAAGGAAGAGAGATGTCGGATATTTATTAGTTGCCAAAACTCACTCACTCTTGCACGATTATTAGTAATGATGATAATTGAAATTGTTAGGATGTCTACTATCATAGCACTTATTTACGGTTGATGAGATAATCACCTCTTTTCTTTGGTCATCACAATGGTGTGTAAAATTATGTTGAGATTTAATATTTCTATAATTTAAATTTAGTTGCCCACCTTTTCTTTCTAGAAAGAAGATTAAGAAGAAAGGAAAAGTAACGTCGGAATGCTTTgttgaatatttttcttttttctttttacttccATGAAGTAAATTTGTTTTTAATGATCAAAGTTGTGTTGGGATGTGATGGAGACAAAATTTAAGAtgatatcaaaatgaaaaaaaaaatatatagtaaatATATATTCGATCaattcaaattaaaattgtgacgtGATGAATTAGCTCCAAATGTCTCTTTCGAAAAAGGAAGCATATTTGTTGCTTCTCGGCATCCATCTCTCCattttcttcgtcttcttcctctgaaAGGCACGCTTCTCTGTCACTGTCTCACCTTCTATTGCTTCATGTGCTGTGCTGGCGTTCTCATTGAGATGATGTTACGGtccacttttctctctctctctctctctctctctctctctttccaaaTGACTCTGTTTACTTCATGTGTTGATGTTCTCATTGAGATGATGTTGAGTGTTCACTTtgatctctctctcactctcactctctcTTTCCAAATGACTCTGTTTACTTCATGTGTTGATGTTCTCATTGAGATGATGTTGAGTGTCCACTTtgatctctctctcactctctctccaaATGACTGTTTACTTCATGTGTTGGTTTTGAGATGATGTTGGGTGTCCactttgatctctctctctctctcgctctctccgaAGAACTCTGTCCTCCATGCCGAACAAAGATTAACATATGTCCCACCAATTCTTCATCACAAACTTTGCTTCTTGTTGTGCAGGAATTATTAGTGGTGCAACTGAGCTGAGATTGATAAGCTGTGTGATGGTGACAAGCACTGCAATACCATACCGTATCATCAGTATTTCGATTGACTTGATATGGTATGATATCGAACGGTATATCCTAATGTAtcgaataattatatatatatatatatattactgtagcactataacATTGTAGCACTATTATAATGTAATATTGTAACGGTACAGGACGGTTCGCGTACCGATATACcgtcggaccagtatgtaccgcccgtatcggacggtaccattcggtactacATACCATGGACAAACATTTATATTTTAGACCCAAAGAGAATAAGTTTGGTAGGaagatctaaaaataataaaaataaaatagtcaATCTTTATATCAACATtcaatgaataaaaaatattttaaatttttttaataaaaaatattctgtTGAATCACTATCGATAACTAACTATTAAATCGACTATATCATCTTAGTACAAACAAATTGAGCTTCCTCTTTGAACATCAGGTAAATCGAATTAGAATGGTATCGAGTTAGTCCCACATTAAGTAGCATCATTGATCATTCTATCTATCAAAGATTTCGCATGACAATATATTGTTAAAAATTATagaatttattatataaaattaagaaaatattttttttttgtcatgtgtGATCTTCAGCAAGTTATGATTTTACCcattaaaattatttacattaaaatattttttatttattattatgcaTGAAAATTATCTCTAATCATGTAATTGGAAAAATGATTCCTTCGAAATGTATGTTTGAATATTAATTGGATTTTGTGATGGCCGATTTGGGCCTCAAAGCTAACTAAGAACTGTAAGTTCACGATTTGGGCCCAGAAACAGTTAAGAAAACAGAAACGTTTTTGGAACAAGGCACAAAATTCTTCGATAAATTAGGAAACAATATAAAAATTTCTGCTTCATGTTTCTGGAAACACAAGAAAACAGAAACGTTTTAGAAGGGGCCCAAAATTCCATCAACTGGGCCGATGACCAGCCCAGCTTTCGAGAGAGGCTTTCATATGGCTTCACCCATTCCGTCGAACGatcccctctccctcctccctcccccgTCTCTCCCCACCTCGTGAAAAGGGACTCGTTCGCCGGAGACGAGGAGAGAAAGCGAGTTCGAGATCGAAGCCCTAGTCGTGATCGCTACGAGATCGGATCGCATTTCTGAGCCCCTCTCTTCGTTTCCTCGACAAAGGTGGCGATTCACGTGCGAATTTGGTAGGGCAAGCTCGAGAAAGATCAAAAGTTGGTCGATTGGATCGGCGGAGGACCTCAGATCTGGCGGCAGATTAGATCGGTGGAGGAAGGATGGGCGACTTCAACCTAGCGCTGGTGATCGTGGCGGTGGTCGTGTGCGTGCTGGTTCTCCTCGTCAATGTCTACCTCCTCGTCAATTACCAGCACCCGGACGACGTCAACCAGGCATACTTCCCCAAGCTGGTGGTGGTTCTTGGCCTCTCGGTCGCGGCCATCTCCATTCTGATGCTCCCGGCGGACGTCGCCAATCGCCAGGCCTGTCAGCACGCTATATACAACGGCGCTTGCACTCTCACCCTCCCGATGAAGGCTCTTTGGTTGGTCGTCTACATCGCGGACGCTGTCCTTGTGTTCTTGGTCATACCATTCGCCATGTTCTACTACGAGGGCGATCAGGACAAGTAAATCCatcttcctcaatggaaaccctaATTTCGTCTCTCtttttttaaaattctttttGTGTTTAGATTTCCTGGTTTTGGAAGGATAACGGACGACTCGTTGCTGCAGGAGTATTGGGAAGAGATTGAAGAgtgctcttttgtgggtcctgacGTCGGCCGTTGTCTGCGGCCTTGTGCTTGGAATTCTTTATGGTTAGATCCTTCGTCTAAGTCTCTCTTGTTTCCTATAGTTGCTGGTTTTTGTTATCAcgtttgctttcattttcttgAAAGATGATGGTTTTTATAGAAGGcacaaaaaaaggaaagaaaacacgCGTTGTTATACCGATTTAAGATTGAAATGAAATTGCCTTGATAAGGTGGAAGGTTAGATTTTGGGTTTTTCCTGACGTGAAAGCCCACAGACAAGGAATCAGACGATAGTATTAATTAGCTTTGTCTTGAATGTTAAGTGTGTGTTATTTGTATGGAAACAAGACAAGATTACATTTAAGCGTTGCAGTTACCCGTCGTGAGACAGATAATGTAGTCTCATTCTGCAGTTGAGATTTGCGGATCTGAGGGCATATGGGTCATTCTATCTGCTTCAGATAAAGACTTCTGCCATTCGATGTGTACAAGTGATACTAACTGGAGATTTATCATTCCTACTATTCATATGTAAAGGAGTGCTTCTCTCTGGTTATCCTGTGTTGTTTGTAGCAAAGATGatgcatcctcctcctcctcttcctctttcttatCCTCGTCACTTCTCTCCACTGTTTCTGTTTGCATCCAGCATCATAGTTCTCATGGATGATCCATCTTTTCCAATTATTTCTATCTTTCACGTACCTGAGTGTCTGGTTTCCATCAGCCATCACCAACTTCAACTCTATGATTTTCTTCTGGCTTCTTATACATGAATTTGTTTGTGCATATTATGATTCTACTGATGGCCCAGCATACCCATCTATGATGCCTTTAGTcaatgtttcttttctttttttgggcaATCCAAGTTTGTGATTTTAATTATGACCTTTATTTTGTTGAATTGATTAGTCATGGATTTTGGCAAATCCCCTCCAGTTAAGAATTGCATAAGTTAGGATATCAAGGTGTCATGTGGGAGATGTGTTTTCTGTTTGGGAACTCATTCTTGATTGTGAAAGTTTCTTTTCTAGGGCTCTATTTCACTCGTGAACTATCTAAGTGCATTAGGAGGTTAGTTTTCTTTTTTGACTCTCCTTGATGAATATTTATCCTTGTGTAGTAGTTATGTTATGATATACTTTATTTGTTAACGTACATGCCTACCTCTGTGATTATTGTGCTATCAACGAATCATTAATAATATCTGAATAGAAAAATCTATCACTCCCATTTTTCTAGAACACAGTAATCATACTCAGTGTGATGCAATGAATAGTATTTTATATTCTTTAATATCTTTACCAGATCAAAAAGCATGACCAATACAGATCGGAAAAGCTTCTCGCAACGCGATTTTAATCTTAGTGTTTTAGAACTCAGGAAATTGTTCACAAAGTTATGATCTTCGAATATGGATTTAGAACCTATGAAATTGGTTACAGGAGTCTGCTTTTCTTTATTCACTTCCTGTTCAAGATTCTTGTATGTATTAGTGCAGAATGGAGTATGCTCTTTGCCTAGATGTATCTTCTCTTTATTCTCGATGGTAGTTGTGAACGCTGATCAAAATTACCTTCAAGGCTTGAACCTTCTTTATGAGGGAAACGTTATGAAACATCGTACTCCAAACTCTGTGGAATTTGATTTTTCATCCATGCTTGATCACAGTTAATTGTATATTGTGGTATATAGAAagctaaagatttttttttttctaatgtcATATTTTTGGTAGCTTTCCAGGCTTTCAGTTTTTAATTCGTAAATACTTTAGGATTTCTTTGCCTCAACTCTGCAGTTCTCTTCTATAACTTTGTAATATTTTCTAATTGTTTCTTTGTCATGGCATCAGGACTCGTTGGTAAAGTGGATTTTACAGTTAAGCACCTTTCTTCATCTGCTTCAAGTTTCCCTAGTTCTTGGTCGACATTCTCAAGTTCTCAACCTTGCATAGGTTCATCGAACCGTCTGGTGacgtttctcttctttctttaattttattaatacCTATATGGTGCATCAATCTTTGAATTATTTGCTATGAAATATTTATGGCACATATGTATTTAGTTATTCATATTTAATAGTTAAACTAGAGTATGCATTGACAAACAGAAATGAAAACGTTAAAGTTCCTAAGTGCGTATTTTGCATGTTtagttaattatattttaaagtcCTGTAGTTGTCTAACGGGTTGCTACTGGTTAAGAAGACTTGACTCAAAATAACCTACCAGAATTATTCTGGACTTCTTGTCTTTTCAGATTCTCAAATAAATTGTGGTTATGCTAATTCAAAGCAATTGAACTGGATCTATACTACATCAAAGTTTTAGGATAATTAAGTCAATTTATGTATCACAGTATCACTTGACTACAACTCATATATAGTCTTGTTAAGTTTGTCAAACTTGATTTCAGTGGAAACAGACTCAAACATTGCGTTGGTGAGGTTTCATCTCGGTATTTAGAAACTACAATGATAAGTAATGAAAAATGCATCTTATCTTGTTTAAACTACCGAATGCATTCATTTCTTCTGAAAGGCCAAGTTATCCCAGCTTTAGCCTATTCCAAACTAATGCTAGAAACATGTTGTAAGGTTATAAGGTTGCATTCATATGTGCATGTGTACAAGGTTGCACGTACATATGGGTTTATACGAGTAATGCATGTTTGTGTATGGAGAGCTTTCACATCCATGGTCTCTCTTGTTGGAATTTGGGATTTTACTCTGTGGCACATCTTTCAATTAGCAGTGaaggtttattttttatttaatgtcaTGCTTATGTGTTCTTCTCTCCAGTGTGATGCATATGGAGCACCTGCTTCTTCAGAAACAACCTGGACAATGCGAACCTCCTTTCCAGAATATCTGGTTGCCCTTGCGACAATTGTTGGATCAGTTCTTTTCACTGTATGTTTTATCAACCTAATTCCTTACATCATATTCTTTCCCTCAGATTGAAGTATATTAATTATGAGATTATAAGATTCTGAGAGCGTAAACAGTGTTTATATTGTTAAGTATTTGTGGTATGAAATGGTCCTTCAAACTTCTGTTTTCTTCTAGAAAAAACTCCAGTTGTGGTTTGAAGTTTCAGTATCGAtgcaattttttttaatgtttgtggTGTAAAAGTTATCCCTTTTAGCGAGTCTCTTATCTTAGTATTTTTGTGGTAGATATTTGGTGGTGTGGGGATTGCTTGTCTTCCGCTGGGCCTCATCTTTTCATTCATAAGGCGCCCCAAGGCTGTCATAACTCGGTCACAGTATATCAAGGTTTTGTTCACTGACTCATTTTATATTGTGCATTATCAGCTGATGCCTACATCAGCACCTGAACATTCACTGGCTCCCTTTCTACTTATGATGAGTAATTTGCTTCAAATCTGATAGGAGGCAACTGAACTAGGAAAAAAAGCTAAAGAACTGAAGAAAGCTATTGAAGCTCTTCATCAAGAGGAGAGAAGTGGTTCTAAGGGTAGAAAATGGCGCAAAAATGTGAAATCTGTTGAAAAGGTGCACTTTGTTTCTATTAAAACCCATTATTTGTTTGGCTAGTTTTTGTTAGCTTTTTCTTCTAGACCCTTGGCCTTTTGATCTGTATTTTCTGTATCAAGCTTATCTTATTAATAGTTTTAAAGTATCTTTATGTTCTTTATTTAATTCTTAGgagttgtttcttttggaagatgaTATGAAAGCTTTGGAAGAAATGTATCCTCAAGGAGAACAGGTGATCATAGTTGAAAATTGTTCTATTTGGTAGGGTTTagtctcctttttttttaaataatgttttGCACTTCACTCTTCTACAGGCAGAGACTCTTTGGGCTCTAACTGTTCTGGGCTACATGGGAAAACTTGTATTAGGTGTCATCGGGTAAGTGCTGTAATTTGATTCTCTTATTAGTTTCTTAAGACACCAGATTATTTCAGGATGCTTCAATTTAGTAATCTAGTTTGACTATTTTAACCGTAAGGAAATTCTTCTCAAACAAGCTAGATTGTATTGAGCACTTGCATCTCTTGGAGCTTTTGTGGTTATTTGATAGATTTTTATATGCCTTAAGCCTGTTcaaactgtgtgtgtgtgtgagagagagagagagagagagagagattatggtTATGCCCTCTCATAATTGGTTGCAGTGTTTTCTGGATTCAGGTTAATTGTTTCAGTGGCCTGGGTTGCACATATTGTTATATATTTGCTGATCACCCCACCTATTTCTCCTTTCTTAAATGAAGTTTTCATCAAGTTGGATAGTGTCTGGGGTATGTTACATCAGCCACCAGTAGTTTCTCCTTTTATTTCTTGGGCACTTGTCTGACACTTTTTTTGACCAGGCCTGCTAGGTACCGCAGCATTTGCATTTTTCTGTTTCTACCTACTCCTTGCTGTGATTGCTGGGGAGATGATGCTTGGATTGAAGTTGGTTTTCATTACTATACATCCAATGAAGTAATTTACAAtgttccttcctttttttttttcccccactTTTCATGTTTAGATTTCTGTGTTCTTTTTCCTTGTGCAGATTCCTAATGTCTTTAACTAACTTGTTTTAGGTGGGGAGGAACTCTGATGAACTCCTTTCTTTTCAATGTGGGACTCATCCTGCTTTGTTCCATTAGGTTCGTATCTTAAGATTATGTCAAGCTATATTTGTAACTCAGCTTCATGTCGATAACCCGTATCTAAGTATTGTTTATGTGTCTCATTCCACCTTAATCAAACAAGAGACCTGCTAATAGAACTGAATTGCAAGAAAATATGCAAGTGTTTAACAGCAACATGGTGCGGGGTGAATTTTGAAATGTAGGTAGTTTGAAGAGCTAACTATGCTTTGGCGTCTTATAAAACTTTTGAATAGAACATAATACATATTCGTGACCATCAAAATCtgcattttcattttgctagagT contains the following coding sequences:
- the LOC103989699 gene encoding protein LIGHT-DEPENDENT SHORT HYPOCOTYLS 5, whose product is MDPSPAAAGDAGEEGPSASSTPDDPPPPLAPTAPPAQPQQPLSRYESQKRRDWNTFLQYLRNHRPPLSLARCSGAHVIEFLKYLDQFGKTRVHAPGCTHFGLPKPPAPCACPLKQAWGSLDALIGRLRAAYDENDGRPESNPFGAKAVGIYLREVKAYQGKARGIPYEKKRKRKRLPGTAPVEGSSAGGGEATVAGAFSSSAASEGSSAPPTSS
- the LOC103989700 gene encoding LIMR family protein Os06g0128200, translated to MGDFNLALVIVAVVVCVLVLLVNVYLLVNYQHPDDVNQAYFPKLVVVLGLSVAAISILMLPADVANRQACQHAIYNGACTLTLPMKALWLVVYIADAVLVFLVIPFAMFYYEGDQDKSIGKRLKSALLWVLTSAVVCGLVLGILYGLVGKVDFTVKHLSSSASSFPSSWSTFSSSQPCIGSSNRLCDAYGAPASSETTWTMRTSFPEYLVALATIVGSVLFTIFGGVGIACLPLGLIFSFIRRPKAVITRSQYIKEATELGKKAKELKKAIEALHQEERSGSKGRKWRKNVKSVEKELFLLEDDMKALEEMYPQGEQAETLWALTVLGYMGKLVLGVIGLIVSVAWVAHIVIYLLITPPISPFLNEVFIKLDSVWGLLGTAAFAFFCFYLLLAVIAGEMMLGLKLVFITIHPMKWGGTLMNSFLFNVGLILLCSISVIQFCATAFAYYSQATAAQEIFGHTLQSLRGIKYLYKYNVFQYGFVFLAIITLFCYAAFGWKKRKQSGRFQLSS